The DNA region aaattttctgaaatactgATCTTGCAAgtttaatttacaaaatcatTGTTACGCGTGCCGGAAAAAGTTCCGCGTTGCAATCACCAATCACCACGTCTACACCTAGAGCGTGCAATTAAAGATCTCTCGATGACTATGGTTAGATCGCTCACCTCACCCACCATGATTGCTGACAATTCAGTTTTTACCTGCAGGAAAGTATAAATGAGCTCGCTAATCGATCGAGAATCTCAGTTTCATGAATTCTCTCCGAAAACCATAACCATGAGCTGGCGAAGTATCATGCTGGTGACTGTAGCCAGCATGGTACTACTACTTGTCAACTCTGTGGAAAGTGTAAGTTTTTGGAATAGATTTAGACCTCAAGTTTCTTATTCATCATTATTCCAGTACGCCTCAATGGAACAGTTGACCAAATCAGGCGACATGATGCGATCAGTTTGCATGAACAAAGCGAAACCCTCTTTGGAGCACGTGGAAGGTCTTCCCTCGGGGAAATTCCCGGAAAGCAAAGAGATCATGTGCTACGCAAACTGCGTGCTTGAGTTGATGCAAGGAGTGAGTTGTTGAATGCGAGTAACGATTATCAAGAACTGAAATTCAAACTAAATCTCAATTGCAGATGCGTAGGGGTAAAATCGTCGCCGATAGTGCTATGAAGCAAGCTGATTTGTTGATCCCTCCAGAATACGCGGAACCTACTAAGAGGGCATTCGATACATGCCGACATGCAGGCGACGGGGTCAAGAACAACTGTGAAGTTGCTTATGCATTACTCAAGTGCCTGCACAAGAATAATCCGAAATTTTTCTTCCCCTAAAAGGTCCTTTTAGTTATTAGTATTGCAGTGCAGGTGGGATTAGGCTAAGTATTGCAGTTTTCAAGAATATACTGTATgagcaaatttctaaaatcataagtttgttttgtttaaacttCAACCCTATTAAACGTGATACACGGTAAACGAACTATCAATAAacttccaaatatttttgaaacagttgaAGTTCGATAAATTTCACTCACGCTTTTTTGTGTTGCTAGATTCTGAAATTGAATGC from Culex quinquefasciatus strain JHB chromosome 3, VPISU_Cqui_1.0_pri_paternal, whole genome shotgun sequence includes:
- the LOC6047742 gene encoding general odorant-binding protein 72 yields the protein MSWRSIMLVTVASMVLLLVNSVESYASMEQLTKSGDMMRSVCMNKAKPSLEHVEGLPSGKFPESKEIMCYANCVLELMQGMRRGKIVADSAMKQADLLIPPEYAEPTKRAFDTCRHAGDGVKNNCEVAYALLKCLHKNNPKFFFP